The segment TCGCGGTCTTTTGATCTTCGTTCGGTTCCGCTTCGAGCGCGTTGGGGATATCGATCACGCGCATTCGATTCGGCGAAGGAGCGATCCCTTTATCGTCTTGAGCGAAGAACTGAAAAATGCCAGGCGTATCGGGCAGTTTCACGCGGGTCTTGGTTTCGCCGCCGGCGTCGCCGACCATGGTGACTTCGACTTCTTCGCCGGGGCGACCGCCGCCGGGATAGACTCCCAGCGGTCGCGGAAACTCGCCGACATGCAGGCGATAGTTGGCGGCGCCGTTGCCGCCATAGCTGCTTTCGCGAATCTGGAGGATGTAGCGACCATCTTCCGGCGCGATCAGCGAGCAGACGGAGTCTTGGTAAAGGAGCGGCGAATCGTCGCTACGGACCAGTTCAAATCGTTGTTCGTTCAGGATCGCCAGATAGGGATCGTAGTTAGTGCGGCCGATCCGCAGACCTTCCAGTTCGGCGACGATCCGTTGACCCTTCTTCGCTTCCACCACAAAGAAGTCTTCGTCTTCGCTTTGGACGATGCCGTTGACGACGACGTTCATTTCGATCGGCTGCGGAGCGGTGAAGTCGCTGTTCGGCTCTTTCTCTTCGATCTCCGGCAAGGCGCCAACATAGAAGGTTTGCATGTTCGAGATGCCTGAGTCGGTGCGGAGGCGAATCGCGTGCATGCCCAAACGGCAATTCGAGTCGGCCACCAGAACGGCGACCGCCTTCTTCGGTTTGTCTTTGTCTTCGAGCGGCTTGATCTCTTTCAACGACAGCCCAGGCGTGTAGAAGATCATGCCTGCGAAATCTTGCAGACGATCGCCCGACAGGGTGACTTCAATTTCGGTTCCGCGCTGCATGCCGACCGGCGAGATCGAGCTGAATTGGGGTTCGGCAGCGGAGAGAACGGACGCAGAGAGGAAGCAAATAGCGATCGCTAAAAGTCGATGGCGATTCATCTTCAACCTTCTGAAGGAGGATGTTCGCGATGGTAAAGGCGGGATTGGGGAGGCGAAGCCTCCGGATTTCGACGTGCCTGAGGAGCGAGAGCACACGCCGGAATGCGATATTCAGCATAATCACGCGGCGCGGGGTTCCGCAGGAAACCGCCGCGCCGACATGTTTTTTCTACAAACCAAGCCGGCGGACCATAACGGTTAGGCCGCCGGGCGGGGTTATTAGGCCAACAGACCCTTGACGACCTTGCCGCCGTCAACGATTTCGATCGGACGATCGCCCGGGGCCATCAGTTCTTTGTCGGCGACGATGCCCATCAGGTGGTACATCGTGGTCGCCAGGTCTTGCGGCGAAACCGCATCGGTTTCCGGTTCGCTGGCGGTCGCATTCGACGAACCGTAGATCTGACCGCCGCGGATACCGCCGCCCGCCAGAGCCACGCTGAAGACCTTCGGCCAGTGATCGCGGCCGGCGTCTTTGTTGACTTTCGGCGTACGACCGAATTCCGACGAGACCATAACCAGGGTTTCGTCCAACAAACCGTTGCGATCGAGGTCGCGGATCAAGGTCGAGTAGGCCTGATCGAATTCAGGCATCGTGCGACGCATGCTGCCGCTGATGTTGGTGTGCATGTCCCAACCACCGTAGGTCAACGTGACCATGCGGACGCCGGCGGCGACCAAACGACGAGCCATCAACATGCGCTGACCGGCGGTGTTGCGACCATATTCGTCGCGAACCTTGGCGTCTTCGGCGTCAATGTTGAACGCTTCGCGAGCTTCCGGAGCGCTGATCAGGCTGTAGGCGCGATCATAGAACGTATCCATCGCGGCGACCGCGTCCGATTCGTTCTTGTGCTTGAAGTAGTCGTTGACCGCTTCCAGGGCCGAACGGCGACGCGAGAAACGACCTTCGTCGACGTTGCCCGGCAGGCTCAGGTCGCGGACCTTGAAGCCGTTCGAGGCCGGATCGCTGCCGAGGCTGAACGGAGCGAACGACGAGCTCAGGTAGCCGGTGCCCGCGAATTCGTTCGGTTGGTTCGGAATGCAGACGTACGGCGGCAGGTTGTTCTGGGGGCCGTATTCGTGGCTGATGACCGAGCCGAAGCAGGGATAATTCAGCGCCGGGCTCGGCTTGTAGCCGGTGAACATGTTGTGCGTGCCGCGTTCGTGGGCCGCTTCGCCGTGGGTCATCGAGCGGATGACGGCGATTTTGTCAGCGACCTGCGAGGTCTTCTGCAGCGTTTCGCTGAAGAATTCGCCGGTGTTGGTCTTCACGGTTCCCATTTCGCCGCGGTACTCAATCGGCGAATAAGGCTTCGGGTCGAATGACTCTTGGTGAGCCATACCGCCCGGCAGGTAGATGTGAATGACGCTCTTCGCTTTGGCGGCGATGTTGTCGTATTGTTTCAGTTCAGCGCGGGCCTCGCGGAGGCGGAAAAAGTCGCTGAGCGTCAGCCCAAGACCGCCGATGGCGCCAATCGTTAGCGCGTTTCGTCGGCTTAGCAGATTTCCCTTGCATGTCATCGGATTCTCTCCTGATGTGGTGGGCACGTGAGTACGGAGTGATATGGCGCAGGTGTGAAACATGGTTTCGCGAAAAAAGCCGCAATTCGGCGATTTTGCGATTAGGAATGTCGAAATGTCTTTTTTTTAGGACGCAAGGGAAAAAGACGTCCGATCATCCCTGGTGGTTGGATTGACGACCGAAAAGCCTTCTTCAGTCGTGGGGTTTGCTGGGCAGGGCCGGATGGGGTCCGGTTCATTTTGGCGGGGTCGCTTCAGGCTTCAACTAAAGTGCGACTTGCAACCAAAGTTTCGGCCTCAAGGGACGTAAGAGAAGAAGATAACCGTCTTCGCCCGAATTGTCAAAGTAATTCCGACTCTTTGCCGCGTTTGCCAAACTGGCTAGCATTCGGCGCAAGTCGCAACATAACATTGACTTACGTTCTGGACGAATTCGCCAGTAGATCGCTTTTGTATCAAATTCTTGAATTCCGCACCCAGTCTGGGAGTCGCCAGAGCGAATTCGAGTGATATCACGTGGCGCCTGACCACCCTTTGGCGGTCGATATCCGCTACTGGAACTGGTCGTGGATGACCACTTCCTCTGGTTCCAGTTGCCCCGGCTTGGGCCAGGCTGGTTTCACCGCTTTGCCGACCGTGATTAGGTATCCCAGTACGTGGTCTTCCGGAAGACGGATTACCTCGGCCACCTTCTTCGGGTCGTAGCCGACCATCGGGCAACTGTCGTAACCCATCGCTTTGGCGGCCAGCATGATCGTCTGCCCGGCGATGCCGACGCTCCGCATCGCCTCGTCACGCTGCAATTGCTCATTTCCCTCGTAAAGGTTGAAGAGCATGTCGGCCAGCTTTTTGCCGACTTCCGGGGGAGATTCGCGCCAGTAGCGATGCGGTTCCAGGCCGTGAGCGCCAAGATGAGCGCAAAGGACGATGACGAGCGAGGCTTCTTCGACTTGGGCCTGACCGTATGCGGCGGCCCGCAGGCGTTTTCGGACTTCTTTGTTGCGGACGACGACGAACCGCCAGTTCTGCATGTTGAACGAGGTGGGAGACTGCAGCGCCGCGTCCATCAGTTTGGCGACTTCCTCTTCGGTCATTTCGTGCGTCGGATCGTAGTGCTTGATCGAGCGTCGCTGGTAGATCGCGTCAAAAGTGTCCATGTCTGCCCTGAATTCTTCGAAGAGATGAGGAAGCGTCGGTCTCTCGTATTGTACCGCACAGGGGATTTTGTCTTCGACCCCTTAGCGTTTGGCTAGCTAAGTTTGTCAGTTTGCATCATGCTAGAATCAAGTCTCGTCTCATTTTTTCTCTAGCGGAGAGCTGCTCTCGGCATGTTCAGCGAGATCCGTTTCGATAGTCCGTGGTACTTTCTGCTGCTGTTGCTGATCCCGGTGGTCATCCAGTTGGGACGAAAGTCGCTCTCGGTGATGACGCGCTCGCGCGGCGCCGCGGCAATCTTGGTGCGGGCCTTCATTCTGTTGCTCCTGATCGCCGCACTGGCGGAAACGCAAACCTTGCAGCGTCACGATCGGATGACGGTCATCTATCTGCTTGACCAATCGCAAAGTATTCCGAGCGGTCAGCGTCAGGCGATGGTCGAATATGTCGTCCGCGAGGTGGAAGCCCATCGTCGCGAAGAACAGGGAGACCGGGTCGGCGTGATCGTCTTTGGCGACCAGCCGGCGATTGAGTTTCCCCCTACCGACGCTCCGTTGCCGCCCCTAAAACGTCTGTCGTCGTTGACGACGGTCGAAACGGACGAAACCAACCTGGCCGGCGCATTGCAACTTGCCCAAGCGTCGCTTCAATCGGACTCGTCCGGTCGCATTGTCGTCGTTTCCGATGGGAACGAAACGATCGGCGACGCCTTGCCTATCGCTCGCAGTCTGGCCGCCAGCGGAGTTGGCATCGACGTGGCGCCGGTATTCGCTCCCCCCTCCTCCGCCGAAGTGATCGTCGAGAAGCTGACGACGCCGGAGACCGCTCGGGTCGGGCAAGCGTTTCAGGCCAGCGTGGTGCTGACCAACGAAACGCCCGAAGGGGGCGAAGCTCGCGTCGCCCGCGGCAAGCTGTCGCTGATTCGCAAAGCCGGCGCCAGCGAAGTCGTGATGGCGGAGCAAGAGGTCGAACTGCCGCCAGGTAAGAAGGTCTTCTCGTTTGAGAACATGCTGGACGAAGCGAACTTCTATTCGTACCAGGTCCGCTTTACGCCCCAAGACAAGCAAGACGATCTGCTGACGCAAAACAACGAAGCGACGTCGTTCGTCAACGCGCACGGCAAAGGACGCATTCTGCTGATTGAAGATTGGGAGCGAACCGGCCAGTTTGATCACCTGGTCGAACGTTTGAAGAAGCATGAACTGGAGGTCGACGTTCAGCCGAGCAATCAGCTCTTCACGTCGTTGGCCGAACTGCAACCGTATGACGCCGTCATCCTGGCGGACGTGCCGCGTGCGAGCGGAGCGACCGGCGAAGAGATCACCAGCTTTAGCGATCGCCAGGTCGAATTGTTGGTTCGCAATACGCAACAGCTTGGCTGCGGACTGTTGATCCTGGGCGGTCCCAGCAGCTTTGGCGCTGGCGGTTGGGCGAATACGAAGCTGGAAGAAGCGTCGCCGGTTCGCTTCACGATTCGAGACGCGAAGGTGGTCCCGGTCGGCGCGTTGATGCTGGTGCTCGACAAGTCCGGCTCCATGCAAGGCGAGAAGATGCAGATGACGCAAGGCGCCGCACTCGCAGCAATTCGCGCGATGGGCGGGACGGACTTCGCCGGCGTCATCGGCTTTGATTCGCAGGCTCAACGGATCGTCCCGATTCGCCAGGTCGACAACCCCGGCATCTTCGCCGCCCAGGTACGCAAGTTGAGCGCGTCGGGCGGTACGAATATGACGCCGGGCGTGGCGCTTGGTTTCCGCGATCTGCAGAATGTAGAAGCAGGCGTGAAGCACATGATCGTCCTATCGGACGGACAAACCGAGCCGGGGAACGTGACGCAGATCGCCTCCGACATGCGCAAGATGGGGATGACCGTCAGCACGGTCGCGGTCGGCGGCGACGCCGATCACAAGTTGATGTCGACGATCGCTCGCAACGGCGGCGGCAAGTTTTACGCCGTGAACAACCCGAAAGCGATTCCGCGGATTTTCATGCGGGAAGCTCGTCGCGTTGCGCAGCCGCTGGTGAAAGAAGTTCCGGGGATGTCTCCAGGGCTTTATTCGTCGCATGAGATCTTGCAAGGCGTTGACGGTCTGCCAACTTTCGACGGCTTCGTCATGACGACGGTGAAGGATAGCCCGCTGGTCGAAGTCGGTTTGATTGCCCCGGTCCCGAAAGAACATCCCGAGAACGCGACTCTGTTGGCGAGCTGGCAATATGGTCTGGGGCGAACGGTCGTCTTTACCAGCGACGCCGGGGCGCGCTGGACCAATCGCTGGACCGAATGGGACGGCTACGACAAGTTCTTCCTGCAAATGGTGCGGTACGCGATGCGACCGACCGGCGATCAGAGCGACTTCGCCGTAGCGACCGAAGAGGCGGATGGGAAGGTGCGCGTGATCGTCTCGGCGCTCGATCCTGCGAAAGAGGGTGTGAACTTCTTGAATGTGGTCGGCGCTGCGGTGACGCCTGAGATGGAATCGGAAAACTTCTCGCTGACCCAAACGGCGCCGGGTCGCTATGAAGGAACTTTCCCGGCGCGCGAATCGGGTAGTTACTTCCTGTCGCTCGCCACCGGGCCGGGACGACCGATCCTGCGGACCGGCGTGAACATCAGCTACTCGGCCGAGTACCTTCGTCGCCCCACGAATCTGCACCTTCTGGAGCAACTCGCCGGCAACGTCCCGAAAGGTGGTGAAGCGGGCAAGGTGATTGACGATGCGACGACAGCGCAGAACGCCCAATCGATGGTCGATACATTCCGTCGCGGATTGCCGGCGGCGATCAGCTTGCGGCAAGCCTGGCCGTGGGTGTTGGTGTTGGCGGCGACCGCGTTCGTCGGCGACGTCGCATTTCGGCGGATCACGATCGGCTGGGAATGGCTGATCGCGCTGCGGCGTTGGATCGGCTTGAAGTTGAAGGGGGACGACAAGGAAGACGACGATCGGCTCGAGCGATTGCGGGCGACCAAGCGGCGGACGGCCGAAGGTTACCAGGCTTCCGCCCGATTCGAGGCGCCGCAACCGGTTGAAACTAAGGAGACGTCTGGCGCGGCTACGACTGAACAAGCCGATGCGGTGCGGCTTGCCGGCGGCGACAATTCACTCTCCGGCGGACAAGCCGGCGACGAGGACTACGTCTCGCGATTGCTGAAAGCGAAGCGGCAAGCGCGGCAAGAGTCTGAAGCAAGCGGCGATCGTCCGAGCGCGGATGACGACGACTTCTTTGCCTAGTGGCTCAGTAAAAGAGCTTGCGACAGAGCCAGGAGTGCGAAAGCTCTGGCGTCACCAATTGCTCATTGCGTCCATAGCGACGGCATAGAGCTTCGGCCGCGAGGCGACCGCTGCGGATCGCTCCTTCCATCGTCGCGGGCCAGCCGGTCTTCGTCCAATCGCCGGCGAGGAACAGCCCCGTGATCGGCGTCGCTTGCGGTGGGCGAATATCTTCCAAGCCCGGCGCGGCCGAGAAGACCGCCGCACGCTGCGTGATGACGCGCGCGAACAAGGGAGTCGCCGCAGCGGGCCACAGCTCGGCCAGTTCTTTCGTGACGGTCGCAATGATCGCGGCATGATCGCCGCTCGGCAAATTGTGCGAGGCGCTGATCACTACCTGGTAGTAATAGGCGGGCGTCTGGCCATCATGCGGCGACTTCGTCTCCCCATGGGCGAAAATCCATTGGCTCGTGCGATCGAGCAACACCGCGTGCGGCAAGTCGGTAATCGGTTCTGGATACCAAAGGTGAACGCCGGTGATCGGCGCGTGATTAAACTGATCGACGCGCGCCAGATCAGGAACTTTTTCAAAGAGTCGCGGCGCGAGAACCGCTTTCACGCGACGCCCCGGAATCGCCAACACGACGTTGTCAAACTGCAGCGTCTCTTCGTCTTTTACCGAAACGCTGAAGCCGCCGCCGACCGACTTGCGAAAGACTTCGTCGACCGGCGATTCCATTTCGATCCGGACGCCGCGATCAAACAGACAGCGAGCGATTCCTTCTTCGTAGATCTCGCCGAGCGGCGCTGACGGAACGTGTACGTCAGCGGAATGATGATGCGCCAGAAAACCGTCGATCATCACCTTGCGCGCGGCGGCGAGCGACGTTTTCTCAATCGAATCGCCCAGTGCGCTGACCAGGATGATTTCCCAAAAACGCGAGATCACGCCGCTCGATTGTTTTTGCTCGCGGAGCCATGGGCCGACAAGCAGGTGCTCGGCTTGCTGGTCGGTCAGTTTCGCCATGCGGCGAAGAGCTGTTCCGATGCCGATCCTTTCGCTCATCGTCAGGTAACTTTGTCGCCAGAACGCCGGCGCCAGGTGCAGCGGCGCGGGAAGCGATTCGATCGGAGCGAACGGATAGACCTTTCCTTTGGCGTCGATGAAACGAAGCTTGCGGTCGCAGCGGAAGAGTTTGGCGACGCCGGTCTGTTCGCAAAAATCGAGGAAGTTCGTGCAGCAGCCCATCGCCACATGTTGGCAGTGATCGAAAAGCTGTCCGGTGTTTTCATCCCGAAACGATCCGGCGCGACCGCCGAGATAACGCCGCGATTCGAACAGCGTCACCAGCATGCCGCTGCGCGAGAGGGCTTCGGCCGCCGCGAGTCCGGCGAGTCCGCCGCCGACGATCGCCACCGAAGGTCGGGGCGTCGCGTCCTTCTTTTTGCCAGACTTCATTAGCGAGCGACCGTCGTCGAAGAAGAGAAATCAAACAGTTGGGCTAACATCAAGGAGGTGACGATCCGCATCTTTTTCCAATACCCCACCGAAATCCGTTGCTTCAAAACCGCGGTGGGGTCTCGCTCGATTCTGGTGAGCAGGCCTCGATAGGTGCTAAACATCGCCGGAAATATTTTACGTCCGTCGGCATGCAGCAGCGACTGCAGCGGTTCCGCTTCTCGGTAGAACTCCCCTGCCCTTTGGATTTGGAACTGCATCAGTTCTGCATAACCTTCAGCGACTCTCCCTGCCGCAAAATCTCCGATCGAAACGCCGTAGCGCGACATTTCGTCTTGCGGCAAGTAAAGCCGACCCGCTTCGGCGTCTTCGTGCAGATCGCGCAGGATGTTTGTCCATTGAAACGCGTAGCCGCAAGCGAGCGCCGGGGGAATCGCCGTTTCCCCTTCAAATCCCCAGATATGCAGACAGGCCAAGCCGACCGCTGCGGCGACCTGGTAACAGTAGTGCTGCGCTTCGGCGAAGGTCGGGAACGGCGTCGGCGTCAGATCGCGTTCGACTCCGTCGATCACCGCGGTCAGGTACTCGACCGGGATCTCATAGCGGCGGATCGTATCGACCAGCGCCGGCAATCGGGGGTCGTCCGGCGACTCGCCGGCAACCGCCGCATGCAGATCTTGCCGCCACTTCTCGAGCGACGTCTTCTTCGCCGACAAATCGCCGGGCTGATCTCCCAAGTCGTCGGTTTGACGCATGTACGCGTAGAGCGCGTACATCGCCTGACTCTTGTCGCGCGGGAGGAGCATGAACGACATCACGAAGTTCGAGCCGGACCGCTTCGCCGTTTTTCGGCAGAAGTCGTAGCTTTCGGCAAGTGAGCAGCTCATACCGTCGCCTCCTGGCCGGCGGAGACCGACATCTTTGCATTGCGAGAAAAGGTTCGCCGCGTCCAGCAGCCGAGCAAGAGTTGCAACTTCTTCCATTTGCCAACCGTGGGGCGGCTT is part of the Blastopirellula sediminis genome and harbors:
- the hpnE gene encoding hydroxysqualene dehydroxylase HpnE; amino-acid sequence: MKSGKKKDATPRPSVAIVGGGLAGLAAAEALSRSGMLVTLFESRRYLGGRAGSFRDENTGQLFDHCQHVAMGCCTNFLDFCEQTGVAKLFRCDRKLRFIDAKGKVYPFAPIESLPAPLHLAPAFWRQSYLTMSERIGIGTALRRMAKLTDQQAEHLLVGPWLREQKQSSGVISRFWEIILVSALGDSIEKTSLAAARKVMIDGFLAHHHSADVHVPSAPLGEIYEEGIARCLFDRGVRIEMESPVDEVFRKSVGGGFSVSVKDEETLQFDNVVLAIPGRRVKAVLAPRLFEKVPDLARVDQFNHAPITGVHLWYPEPITDLPHAVLLDRTSQWIFAHGETKSPHDGQTPAYYYQVVISASHNLPSGDHAAIIATVTKELAELWPAAATPLFARVITQRAAVFSAAPGLEDIRPPQATPITGLFLAGDWTKTGWPATMEGAIRSGRLAAEALCRRYGRNEQLVTPELSHSWLCRKLFY
- a CDS encoding VWA domain-containing protein, with amino-acid sequence MFSEIRFDSPWYFLLLLLIPVVIQLGRKSLSVMTRSRGAAAILVRAFILLLLIAALAETQTLQRHDRMTVIYLLDQSQSIPSGQRQAMVEYVVREVEAHRREEQGDRVGVIVFGDQPAIEFPPTDAPLPPLKRLSSLTTVETDETNLAGALQLAQASLQSDSSGRIVVVSDGNETIGDALPIARSLAASGVGIDVAPVFAPPSSAEVIVEKLTTPETARVGQAFQASVVLTNETPEGGEARVARGKLSLIRKAGASEVVMAEQEVELPPGKKVFSFENMLDEANFYSYQVRFTPQDKQDDLLTQNNEATSFVNAHGKGRILLIEDWERTGQFDHLVERLKKHELEVDVQPSNQLFTSLAELQPYDAVILADVPRASGATGEEITSFSDRQVELLVRNTQQLGCGLLILGGPSSFGAGGWANTKLEEASPVRFTIRDAKVVPVGALMLVLDKSGSMQGEKMQMTQGAALAAIRAMGGTDFAGVIGFDSQAQRIVPIRQVDNPGIFAAQVRKLSASGGTNMTPGVALGFRDLQNVEAGVKHMIVLSDGQTEPGNVTQIASDMRKMGMTVSTVAVGGDADHKLMSTIARNGGGKFYAVNNPKAIPRIFMREARRVAQPLVKEVPGMSPGLYSSHEILQGVDGLPTFDGFVMTTVKDSPLVEVGLIAPVPKEHPENATLLASWQYGLGRTVVFTSDAGARWTNRWTEWDGYDKFFLQMVRYAMRPTGDQSDFAVATEEADGKVRVIVSALDPAKEGVNFLNVVGAAVTPEMESENFSLTQTAPGRYEGTFPARESGSYFLSLATGPGRPILRTGVNISYSAEYLRRPTNLHLLEQLAGNVPKGGEAGKVIDDATTAQNAQSMVDTFRRGLPAAISLRQAWPWVLVLAATAFVGDVAFRRITIGWEWLIALRRWIGLKLKGDDKEDDDRLERLRATKRRTAEGYQASARFEAPQPVETKETSGAATTEQADAVRLAGGDNSLSGGQAGDEDYVSRLLKAKRQARQESEASGDRPSADDDDFFA
- a CDS encoding DUF1501 domain-containing protein codes for the protein MTCKGNLLSRRNALTIGAIGGLGLTLSDFFRLREARAELKQYDNIAAKAKSVIHIYLPGGMAHQESFDPKPYSPIEYRGEMGTVKTNTGEFFSETLQKTSQVADKIAVIRSMTHGEAAHERGTHNMFTGYKPSPALNYPCFGSVISHEYGPQNNLPPYVCIPNQPNEFAGTGYLSSSFAPFSLGSDPASNGFKVRDLSLPGNVDEGRFSRRRSALEAVNDYFKHKNESDAVAAMDTFYDRAYSLISAPEAREAFNIDAEDAKVRDEYGRNTAGQRMLMARRLVAAGVRMVTLTYGGWDMHTNISGSMRRTMPEFDQAYSTLIRDLDRNGLLDETLVMVSSEFGRTPKVNKDAGRDHWPKVFSVALAGGGIRGGQIYGSSNATASEPETDAVSPQDLATTMYHLMGIVADKELMAPGDRPIEIVDGGKVVKGLLA
- a CDS encoding nitroreductase family protein, yielding MDTFDAIYQRRSIKHYDPTHEMTEEEVAKLMDAALQSPTSFNMQNWRFVVVRNKEVRKRLRAAAYGQAQVEEASLVIVLCAHLGAHGLEPHRYWRESPPEVGKKLADMLFNLYEGNEQLQRDEAMRSVGIAGQTIMLAAKAMGYDSCPMVGYDPKKVAEVIRLPEDHVLGYLITVGKAVKPAWPKPGQLEPEEVVIHDQFQ
- a CDS encoding phytoene/squalene synthase family protein — protein: MSCSLAESYDFCRKTAKRSGSNFVMSFMLLPRDKSQAMYALYAYMRQTDDLGDQPGDLSAKKTSLEKWRQDLHAAVAGESPDDPRLPALVDTIRRYEIPVEYLTAVIDGVERDLTPTPFPTFAEAQHYCYQVAAAVGLACLHIWGFEGETAIPPALACGYAFQWTNILRDLHEDAEAGRLYLPQDEMSRYGVSIGDFAAGRVAEGYAELMQFQIQRAGEFYREAEPLQSLLHADGRKIFPAMFSTYRGLLTRIERDPTAVLKQRISVGYWKKMRIVTSLMLAQLFDFSSSTTVAR